The nucleotide sequence TAAATTTACCATTGACCAGATCATTAAAATCCTTGCTGAAGCTGATCTCCCTGGCTCCTCTGTGAGCCAAGTCGCAAGAAAATACAATGTCTCCCCTAATACTATTTATCGCTGGAGACAAAAATATAAAGGCCTCTCCTCCTCAGAAGCTAAACGCCTTAAAGTCCTTGAAGAAGAAAATCTTAAACTTAAAAAACTCCTTGCTGAAAAAGAACTTCAAATCCAAATCCTCACTGAAGCTTTAAAAAAAAGCATCTAACCAGAGAGCAACTTATGAGCTTAGCTAAAAAACTCGTAAACTCAGGAATGTCTGTCTCCTCTACCTGCAAACTCCTCTCTATACCCCGCTCTTCCTTCTACTTCTACCTAAAACCTATCAACCGCAAAAACTCTACCCTTAACTCTAAACTCGCTGACTTAATTCAAAATCTCGCCTATTCCTTCCCCTCCTTCGGCTATCGCAGAATTACTGCCATCTTAAAACAAATGGGCTATCATGTAAACCATAAACGCATCTATAGAATCTATAAACTGCTAAACCTCCAAAAATCTACTTCCAAAGGCTATAAAAAGAAACTTCTGCGAATCCCTTTTAAACCTATTAACCCTTCTAAAACAAACGAAATCTGGAGTCTTGACGTAATTGAAGATACTCTCCAGAAAAATGGCTTTGTTAAAAAAATTAGAATCCTTAACCTGATTGATGTGTTTTCAAGATTTGCCTTCCCTCCTTTAGTAGATATAAGCCTTGCTGATTCCTCCCTCCCAAGGCTATTATCAGAGACGATGGAC is from Candidatus Bipolaricaulota bacterium and encodes:
- a CDS encoding transposase encodes the protein MSLAKKLVNSGMSVSSTCKLLSIPRSSFYFYLKPINRKNSTLNSKLADLIQNLAYSFPSFGYRRITAILKQMGYHVNHKRIYRIYKLLNLQKSTSKGYKKKLLRIPFKPINPSKTNEIWSLDVIEDTLQKNGFVKKIRILNLIDVFSRFAFPPLVDISLADSSLPRLLSETMDQNSGLKTFRKL
- a CDS encoding transposase; the protein is MRQTKFTIDQIIKILAEADLPGSSVSQVARKYNVSPNTIYRWRQKYKGLSSSEAKRLKVLEEENLKLKKLLAEKELQIQILTEALKKSI